GGAGGCCGAGCAGGACGCGGAGCGTCGGAACCTCGAGGAGATCAACGAGGCGATCCGGTCGCTGCCTCGCCCGACGAAGGAGGCCGACCAGTGAACCGTCACGTGAACACGGTGGCGGGGCGGCTGAGCCTCCGCCCGCCGCAACGCAGGTCACTCGAGATTCTGGATCGGCTGGTGGAGGTCGTCCCGCCGTCAAAGTCCGCTGATCTCGGTGCGGCCCTGCGAGTGATCCAGGGGGAGTTCTCGTCGTTCGCCGATTTCGAGCGTGACTTCCCGTCGTATTGCTTCGCCCTGGCGACCGGTGTAGGCAAGACGCGCCTGATGGGCGCGTTCATCAGTTACCTGCACCTCGCCCACGGCATCGACAACTTTTTCGTCCTCGCGCCGAACCTCACGATCTACCGCAAGCTGATGGCGGACTTTACGCCGAACACGCCCAAGTACGTGTTCAAGGGGATCGCCGAGTTCGCGACGTCGGCGCCGGAGATCATTACCGGCGACAACTACGAACTCCGGGCGGGCACCCTGTTCGACGAGACCATCAGGTGCAAGGTCAACATCTTCAACATCTCGAAGATCACGTCGGAAGTTCGCGGCGGGAAAGCGCCGCGCATCAAGCGGCTCTCGGAGTACATCGGCCAGAGCTACTTCGACTACCTCGCGGCGCTGCCGAACCTCGTGCTCATCATGGACGAGTCGCATCGCTACCGAGCGTCGGCGGGCGTGAAAGCGATCAATGAACTCAAGCCGGTCCTCGGGCTCGAACTGACCGCGACGCCGTATGTGGAGTCGTCGAAGGGCACCACGCCGTTCCGGAACGTGGTGTTCGACTACCCGCTGGGTCGCGCCATGGCCGACGGCTTCGTGAAGGAGCCCGCGGTGGTCACGCGCAAGGATTTCAACCCGGCCGGCATGGCGCCCGAGGAGATCGAACGCCTCAAGCTCGAGGACGGGATCCGGCTGCACGAACGCGTGAAGGTGGAACTGGAGACCTATGCGCGCGAAGCCGGCAAGCAGGTGGTGAAGCCGTTCCTGCTCGTGATCGCGCGCGATACCACGCATGCAAGGCACCTGCTGGAGACGATCGAGTCCGACGCGTTCTTCGACGGACGCTACAAGGGCCGGGCGATCCAGGTCGACTCCAGCAGGACCGGCGCCGAGGAGGAGCAGATGATCGAGCGCCTCCTGCGCATCGAGCAAGGCGACGAGCCGACGGAGATCGTCATCCACGTCAACATGCTCAAGGAGGGGTGGGACGTCACCAACCTCTACACGATCGTGCCGCTGCGCGCCGCCAACGCGCGAGTGCTCATCGAGCAGTCCATCGGTCGAGGGCTTCGGCTGCCGTACGGGATGCGGACCGGTGTGGCCGCGGTCGATCGGCTCAACATCGTGGCCCATGATCGCTTTCAGGAGATCGTGGACGAGGCCGGGCGGCCGGATTCGCCGATCCGCATGACGAGTGTGGTGCTCGACCCGGCTGAGCTGGGGACCCGTCTCCAGACGATCGTGTCGGTACCGCGTGTGATGATCGAACTCGGCGGGCACGGGCCGCAAGCAGCAACGACACTGGACTCCGGATCGGCGCTCTCTGGCGCGAGCGGGTCCGGCGTGACGGAAGCTGGCGGCGGCGATCGAGGTCGCTCCGCGTCGGCAGAAACTCACGGTGAACCCGGCGAAAGGCGGGGCCCGGTGTCGTTCGCAACGCCCGCCGAGCGACGCATCGCACAGCTCGTTCGGGAGGAGATCGAACGGCGGGCGAACAGCACCGAGGCCCTGCCGCAATCGGGGTACCTCACGCGGGACGATGTCCAGTCCGAGATCGTGCGTGCCGTGGAAACTGCCATGGCACCGCTGCAGACCGAACTCGCCATGGACAATGGACGCCCTGACGTGAGGAGCGTCGTGGCGAAGGCGGCCACTGTCTTCGTAGAGCGGACCATCGATATCCCCCGCATCCTTCTCGTACCTCGCGGCAACATCTCGGCGGGCTTCCAGCCCTTCACGCTGGAATTGGCCAACTTGCGCCTGCAGCCCGTGTCGGACGACCTGTGGATCCAGCACCTGCGCACCGGCGTGATCGACCGGCTCGTCGTCGGGGAGGGGAGCGCCGAGGAGCGACGCGCCGAAGACTATGTCGTGAGTGCCCTCGTCGACTACGATGATGTGTCGTACGACGACCAGGCCGACCTGCTCTACGATCTCGCGGGACAGGTGGTGACGCACCTCCGTACGTATCTCCCCGACGACCAGGTGAGCAAGGTGCTGCGCTATCACCAGCGGCAAGTCGGGCAGTTCGTGCATGCGCAGATGGTGCCCCAATTCCACGAGGAGTCGAGCGAGGGCTATGACGTCGTGGTCAGTCGCGGACTCACGCCCCTTCGTCAGAGTGCGTTTACTGCCGTCCGGGAACACATCGTCGACTACCGGGTCGCGCCTGCCGACCGGGCGAACATCGGGAAATACCTGTTCACCGGGTTCGCGCGCTGCCTGTATCCCGAACAGAAGTTCGACTCCGATCCCGAGCGCCGGCTCGCGGTGATCCTCGAGCGCGACGCACTCAAGTGGATGAAACCCGTGCGAGGGCAGTTCCAGATGCACTACCGGAGCGGTGCGGGTATGGCCGAATATCAACCGGACTTCGTGGCGGAGACGGAGCGGGAGATCCTGATGATCGAGGTAAAGGCGCGGAGGGACCTCGAGGTGGCCGAGGTGCTGCTCAAGCGGGAGGTGGCGCGCTCGTGGTGCATACATGCCACCGGCTTCACCGCGGCCCATGGTGGCAAGCCGTGGCGCTACCTGCTCATCCCGCACGACGAGATCGCTGAAAACGTCGGGCTCGACGCGCTGGTCGCCCGGTTCACGTCAGTGGCTCCAGTGGTCGCTCCAGCCTGAGATCGCGTGACAAACGCGGCCGGGCTGTGGAGCATCGACGAGAAGTCCCTCGCGGCCTTTTCGCGCGCTCTCGGCACGCCGCCTGACGGCGAGGCATGGTTCTCGCTTCGCCGCGCCGCCGAGGAGCTTGCACTGGTTCCGGGCTTCGAGTCGCTGATCGCACTCGACGCCAACGCCATCAAGGAGCTGCCCCACCAGATCGACGTCGCCCAGCGGGTTCTGCGCACCATGGGCGGTCGCGCCATCCTCGCTGATGAGGTGGGCCTCGGCAAGACCATCGAAGCCGGCATCATCCTCAAGGAGTTGGCGGTGCGCGGCCTCGCGCGGCGCATCCTGATCCTCACGCCCGCAGCCCTCGTCGACCAATGGCAA
The Gemmatimonadaceae bacterium DNA segment above includes these coding regions:
- a CDS encoding DEAD/DEAH box helicase family protein translates to MNRHVNTVAGRLSLRPPQRRSLEILDRLVEVVPPSKSADLGAALRVIQGEFSSFADFERDFPSYCFALATGVGKTRLMGAFISYLHLAHGIDNFFVLAPNLTIYRKLMADFTPNTPKYVFKGIAEFATSAPEIITGDNYELRAGTLFDETIRCKVNIFNISKITSEVRGGKAPRIKRLSEYIGQSYFDYLAALPNLVLIMDESHRYRASAGVKAINELKPVLGLELTATPYVESSKGTTPFRNVVFDYPLGRAMADGFVKEPAVVTRKDFNPAGMAPEEIERLKLEDGIRLHERVKVELETYAREAGKQVVKPFLLVIARDTTHARHLLETIESDAFFDGRYKGRAIQVDSSRTGAEEEQMIERLLRIEQGDEPTEIVIHVNMLKEGWDVTNLYTIVPLRAANARVLIEQSIGRGLRLPYGMRTGVAAVDRLNIVAHDRFQEIVDEAGRPDSPIRMTSVVLDPAELGTRLQTIVSVPRVMIELGGHGPQAATTLDSGSALSGASGSGVTEAGGGDRGRSASAETHGEPGERRGPVSFATPAERRIAQLVREEIERRANSTEALPQSGYLTRDDVQSEIVRAVETAMAPLQTELAMDNGRPDVRSVVAKAATVFVERTIDIPRILLVPRGNISAGFQPFTLELANLRLQPVSDDLWIQHLRTGVIDRLVVGEGSAEERRAEDYVVSALVDYDDVSYDDQADLLYDLAGQVVTHLRTYLPDDQVSKVLRYHQRQVGQFVHAQMVPQFHEESSEGYDVVVSRGLTPLRQSAFTAVREHIVDYRVAPADRANIGKYLFTGFARCLYPEQKFDSDPERRLAVILERDALKWMKPVRGQFQMHYRSGAGMAEYQPDFVAETEREILMIEVKARRDLEVAEVLLKREVARSWCIHATGFTAAHGGKPWRYLLIPHDEIAENVGLDALVARFTSVAPVVAPA